In one Chitinophaga sancti genomic region, the following are encoded:
- a CDS encoding T9SS type A sorting domain-containing protein, translated as MKTNGNNIFRVIILSLLLLTPLLSLGQTSWRGTVSTAWSNASNWTAGVPNATTNAIIGDASFTGTFQPTISSNATVNSLTISSTNSPVLSVNKNLTISGNLIINAGGSITQRGVTVTVKGNWTNSGSYTTTQNNARVNFAGATQSINGGTTTFRRLGIGVGSVVTFNTNVSVSNALTVSGTFIPAENATPYLVSGGGTLLVDATGILNVTASTFAANYSLTPTLNAGSVVVYSATTANQTVRSDLSYSTLRISGASTVKSLIANLNALVSSTSAAGRIEVLTGTLDLATFTANRGTTVAGGDLVVSSGASLRLSGANFPANYGTRELQLGSTVEYYGDATQVVSAQTYGNLILSGTTGTVVKTLPATAFTIEGNLTSSLGTASSLSFTAGANITINGSVNIGTGTTFNGGSFTIIVSDSWTVAGTFTGATSTVQMSGGGTAIHGTGTHNFNNLTIAAFNITADANASITIGGNLATIEPGTFTHLTGGTLTMSGASKSITGTNIVFDNLVITGSISAANVFEVKGNLTVSGTFNGTNGEQKLTGTSKTISGAGTATFGTLTTSGTITTAISFTINTSLNVSGSFSATAGTITFTGTSILNGTANLYNITINGTSLQLSSNSVMGVANAFTISSGTFDVTSTTPNTVNYNGSLTQTVTAGTYYNLIISNTGVKSAGGAITANGSFSILTGSTFNALTFTHTIVGDLSNSGTFTAGSSNITFSGTSNSAITGATTFNNLTVNKGSANTDVNALNDISALIVNMTSGRIITGTNTLTITNTRNGNGIILGNIRRQHAFTSGTAYAFEGPDNTITMNGTLSLTAITVSVTLGAISDFPSGASINREYTIAKTGTFTLTGATIRLHYEDGELNGNNESSMSLWVNPGSQWITTGKTANSTTSNYVEDSNFPDIDGRFTLSDNASVYRWNGSVSNNWATAGNWTTDLGSATIPPGVNDIVQIGIVSFTNQPVINTSVNVKNVVLGSLQPVSITLATGGSLTIQGNLQGIWAGNASHTITMNNQNLTVNGDISMGDGTSGHNINISSGTGSLTVGGDLTQTTGATLGFTSAGVLSIGGDYNYVSGTFSPGTSTVIYNGSTTQIVAGLTYNNLTVQKASGTAVDTGRITINGDLSVASGEFNQSNVATVAGNVSIQSGAILTVQNTTMDVGGNWTNSGTFSSTGSTVNFTGAAAQNISASGFNNLNINKTSGVATLTGNLLLSGNLTISSGSLNLVTFSVSRAALGGTMSLASGTTLLVGGAANFPANYSVYSINSASTVHYNGTVAQSVSGQNYGNLIFSNGGGSAKVLAGLTTVNGDITINSGATLNGGTFPLSLYGNWINSGTFTPSTNTVTLNGTGKTITGTTTFNRVTVSGSYTVNGSDITYNGLLNVTSTGTFNAGGGLATINGDLTNSGSLTSTGTTTFTGTSLQTIRILNSLVSNSNGIINFNGNVSPVLNSTSSPSFATANINNTAGVTASVGWNVFVAFNVSSGATFNGGGSTHNIFGSFTNNGTVTSSGKLNFTPSTPQTINLSGTGFTSTGTVLFGGTGAITVTGTPTALNTVTISNSAGVSPAANWTLNTDFQITSTGIFNAGSNTYSVAGTVESNGTLNGGTSTFNLSAAAGHIIGSPNTTFYDLNITGAITAESDFNVSHNFNNNGTSSSFTASPGTLVMTGTGASVISGTPTSFALAQLQILKDPSATVTVSKSLTSVSSIDITTGTLDIGSTTITQDVGNLAIEDNARLIIRGNNTLPVFTTYNLDTLSYVEYGGLTQSISNATAYGNLTISTAGSKTATTILKVLNDFTLTNGTFVPGSFADTIGGHWTMTSGTFTATGSTMVFAGTGTQQINSTGAFQNLTVNKTTGFVNLASDNTINGVLNFIRGNIRTGTNKVIIPLAASVTNAGQVTGWVFGYEQKQVTIASLSKTFEIGDSLSYSPASTVFTTVSVGGTITARAATPDHPNIATSGLDPNKSVNRYWEFTNSGITFTTTSVTLNWVATDVDPGVVTANLKVASYNGSTWTPAALSTPSSTSITTTGLSSLGTYAVGELITTYNWTGATSTNWFTNGNWSTGLPPTTANDVVVPSGLTNYPVVSGNTASTKNLSIQSGGSVTVTNGLLRISGTITNSGSLLSTAGSIEMNGTSAQAISAGVFSTNTVLNLTINNTSGVTLGGTFKVTGILKVTSGQLNTGGYLTLVSTAAGTALIDGTGAGQVSGNVTMQRYLSSSFGYRYFSSPFQAATVNEFANEVDLNATYPVLYRYLENKASSGWTKYTTSSGVLNPLEGYAVNMGASTTPITVDMTGAVNNQTISATLFNNNQPYTLGFNLVGNPYPSPIDWDITGGWTRNNIDNAIYYFNAGATDRYTGTYSSYINGISSDGTANNIIPAMQGFFVHVSNGTYPVSGTLAVNNNARVNNISPSFHKERPNPAPLLRLSAGFTEEGLEADPLVIYLDAAATKSFDQEMDALKIMNTDPLVPNLFIPSPGGGDLSICAWPADNKDTIPLGLITERAGMIVFHMVNMDRIPADRHFFLYDAITGAIGEVNEQLQFRVYLSPGHFKNRFYLVADAKDGPPATGSSAIFQAYNTHGELYGFFDKVPGEHCRIAVTNILGQTILQKDFSGNGHHLLGSNLTNGIYIVSFYTQQQTVAKKVFFYK; from the coding sequence ATGAAAACAAACGGTAATAACATTTTCCGCGTTATTATTTTGTCGTTACTGCTATTAACACCCCTTTTAAGTTTAGGTCAGACAAGCTGGAGAGGCACTGTCAGCACGGCATGGAGCAATGCGTCCAACTGGACAGCAGGTGTTCCGAATGCGACAACAAATGCTATTATTGGAGATGCCAGTTTTACTGGCACTTTCCAGCCTACGATCAGTTCGAATGCGACAGTTAACAGTCTCACCATAAGCAGTACAAACTCCCCGGTTTTAAGTGTTAACAAGAATCTGACAATATCAGGAAATCTTATCATTAATGCAGGTGGATCCATTACACAAAGAGGTGTTACTGTGACAGTAAAAGGGAACTGGACCAATAGTGGATCTTATACAACCACCCAGAATAACGCACGTGTGAATTTTGCGGGGGCGACGCAATCCATTAACGGAGGAACCACCACTTTCCGGAGACTGGGAATTGGCGTTGGTAGTGTGGTCACTTTCAACACAAACGTGAGCGTATCTAACGCACTTACTGTAAGTGGAACATTCATTCCTGCGGAAAACGCCACACCGTACCTCGTTTCCGGTGGCGGTACCCTGCTCGTGGATGCAACCGGTATTCTGAATGTAACTGCATCTACTTTTGCAGCCAATTATTCATTAACCCCTACCTTAAATGCAGGTTCTGTCGTAGTATATAGTGCAACAACAGCCAATCAGACTGTACGTTCCGATCTTTCCTATTCTACTTTACGCATAAGTGGTGCATCTACCGTAAAGTCTCTGATTGCAAATTTAAACGCATTAGTTTCTTCGACATCAGCTGCCGGCAGGATAGAAGTATTGACTGGTACGCTTGACCTGGCCACATTTACAGCTAACAGAGGTACGACAGTAGCTGGTGGTGACTTAGTTGTGTCCTCCGGAGCAAGCCTCCGGCTTAGTGGGGCCAATTTCCCTGCAAATTATGGTACGAGGGAATTACAGCTGGGTAGTACGGTCGAATATTATGGAGATGCCACGCAGGTAGTGTCTGCTCAGACTTATGGCAACTTAATTCTGTCCGGCACCACAGGAACGGTTGTAAAAACCCTTCCTGCTACTGCCTTCACAATTGAAGGGAACCTGACAAGTTCTCTCGGAACGGCATCTTCATTAAGCTTTACTGCCGGCGCTAATATAACCATAAACGGGAGTGTCAATATAGGAACCGGCACGACCTTTAATGGAGGTAGTTTTACCATCATCGTCTCGGACAGCTGGACTGTGGCAGGAACATTTACCGGCGCTACCAGTACCGTTCAAATGTCAGGAGGAGGTACAGCCATCCATGGAACGGGTACGCATAATTTCAATAACCTGACAATTGCAGCATTCAATATAACGGCTGACGCAAACGCCAGTATCACGATAGGTGGCAACCTCGCGACTATTGAACCGGGCACATTTACACATCTGACCGGAGGGACACTCACCATGTCCGGTGCATCCAAATCTATTACAGGTACAAATATAGTTTTTGACAACCTTGTGATCACCGGTAGCATCTCAGCTGCCAACGTATTTGAGGTGAAAGGAAACCTAACCGTTTCTGGAACTTTTAATGGAACAAATGGTGAACAGAAACTGACCGGAACATCCAAAACAATATCAGGCGCAGGTACTGCTACCTTTGGTACATTAACCACTAGCGGAACGATCACGACTGCCATTTCCTTTACCATCAATACATCTCTTAATGTCAGTGGGTCCTTCAGCGCTACAGCCGGTACTATTACTTTCACCGGTACAAGTATCCTGAACGGTACTGCTAACCTCTATAATATAACGATCAATGGCACTTCTTTACAACTTTCTTCCAACTCAGTGATGGGTGTTGCCAATGCTTTCACTATTAGCAGCGGAACTTTTGATGTAACATCTACTACCCCCAACACTGTAAATTACAATGGTTCCCTGACCCAGACTGTAACTGCGGGCACCTATTATAATCTGATTATTTCCAACACGGGAGTCAAAAGCGCCGGCGGTGCTATCACTGCCAATGGTAGTTTCAGTATCCTTACCGGCAGCACCTTTAATGCACTCACATTTACACATACTATTGTTGGTGACCTGAGCAACAGCGGAACCTTTACCGCAGGATCCAGTAATATTACTTTTTCCGGCACGTCTAATTCCGCTATTACTGGCGCAACTACATTTAACAACCTTACTGTCAACAAAGGAAGTGCAAATACCGATGTAAATGCCCTTAATGATATTAGTGCACTAATTGTAAATATGACATCCGGAAGAATAATTACGGGAACAAATACCCTCACTATTACAAACACCCGGAATGGTAATGGGATCATCTTAGGCAATATCAGGCGGCAGCATGCTTTTACCAGTGGAACAGCCTATGCATTTGAAGGACCGGATAACACCATTACCATGAATGGCACGTTATCCCTTACAGCAATTACTGTTTCAGTAACATTGGGAGCTATTAGTGACTTCCCTTCAGGGGCTAGCATAAACCGTGAGTACACGATTGCGAAGACCGGAACTTTCACATTGACCGGTGCTACTATAAGATTACATTATGAAGACGGGGAATTAAATGGTAACAATGAATCCAGTATGAGCCTTTGGGTGAACCCGGGAAGCCAATGGATTACCACAGGCAAAACGGCAAACAGTACTACTTCCAATTATGTGGAAGACAGTAATTTTCCTGATATAGACGGCCGGTTTACTTTATCTGACAATGCCAGTGTTTACCGCTGGAACGGCTCTGTGAGCAATAACTGGGCTACTGCCGGGAACTGGACAACTGATCTAGGGTCGGCTACTATCCCACCGGGCGTAAATGATATTGTGCAGATTGGTATCGTTTCTTTTACTAATCAACCAGTCATCAATACAAGCGTCAATGTAAAAAACGTTGTATTGGGCAGTCTTCAGCCTGTTAGTATCACGCTTGCCACCGGTGGAAGTTTAACTATTCAGGGTAACCTGCAGGGTATCTGGGCGGGTAATGCCAGTCATACCATTACAATGAACAACCAGAATCTGACCGTCAATGGCGATATATCTATGGGTGATGGCACCAGCGGACATAACATCAATATTAGCTCAGGTACAGGATCCCTCACGGTTGGAGGCGACCTGACCCAAACCACTGGGGCTACATTAGGCTTTACCAGTGCAGGGGTGCTTTCTATCGGCGGAGATTACAATTATGTAAGCGGAACATTTTCTCCCGGAACATCTACCGTGATTTATAATGGAAGTACCACACAAATAGTGGCGGGTCTAACTTATAATAACCTGACCGTCCAAAAAGCTTCCGGTACGGCTGTTGATACGGGGCGGATTACTATTAACGGGGATCTTTCTGTAGCATCCGGTGAGTTTAATCAAAGCAATGTTGCGACCGTTGCCGGAAATGTAAGCATCCAATCCGGCGCCATCCTCACCGTACAAAATACGACTATGGATGTCGGCGGTAACTGGACCAACAGTGGAACGTTTTCCTCTACGGGTAGTACAGTTAATTTTACAGGTGCTGCAGCACAAAACATATCCGCATCGGGTTTTAACAATCTTAACATCAACAAAACATCAGGTGTAGCAACGCTGACAGGTAACCTGCTCCTTAGTGGAAATCTCACCATTAGTTCCGGATCACTGAACCTGGTTACATTTTCTGTGAGCCGTGCGGCCCTTGGAGGCACCATGTCGCTGGCTTCAGGTACCACTTTGCTGGTAGGAGGTGCTGCCAACTTCCCTGCAAATTATTCGGTATATTCAATAAATAGCGCCAGTACCGTTCATTATAATGGCACCGTGGCACAATCAGTGTCCGGACAGAATTATGGAAATCTCATTTTTAGTAATGGCGGAGGATCCGCAAAAGTACTGGCCGGGCTTACAACTGTAAACGGCGATATTACCATTAACAGCGGTGCTACCTTAAATGGCGGAACTTTTCCCTTAAGCCTGTATGGTAATTGGATTAACAGTGGAACATTTACGCCTTCGACCAACACTGTTACACTTAATGGAACTGGAAAAACTATTACGGGCACCACGACTTTTAACCGGGTCACTGTCTCTGGCAGCTATACGGTGAATGGTAGTGATATTACTTACAACGGCTTGTTAAATGTCACTTCCACTGGTACTTTTAATGCTGGCGGTGGGTTAGCTACAATAAATGGCGATCTTACTAACAGTGGTTCATTAACCAGCACCGGAACCACGACATTTACCGGCACCAGTTTGCAAACCATCCGCATTCTGAATAGTCTGGTGTCCAATTCCAATGGTATCATCAACTTCAACGGGAATGTATCTCCTGTGTTAAACTCCACCAGTTCCCCCTCATTTGCTACGGCGAATATTAACAATACTGCCGGCGTAACAGCCAGTGTGGGATGGAATGTATTTGTGGCATTTAATGTCAGCAGTGGTGCGACCTTTAACGGAGGAGGCAGCACTCATAATATATTTGGCAGCTTCACAAATAACGGTACTGTTACCAGTAGCGGAAAATTGAACTTTACACCTTCTACACCCCAAACCATTAATTTGTCAGGCACCGGTTTTACCAGCACTGGTACCGTCTTGTTCGGTGGTACGGGAGCCATCACGGTCACAGGCACGCCTACAGCATTAAATACAGTAACTATTTCCAATAGCGCAGGCGTTAGCCCGGCTGCAAACTGGACGCTGAATACAGATTTCCAGATCACAAGTACAGGTATTTTTAATGCAGGTAGCAATACCTATAGTGTGGCAGGAACTGTGGAAAGCAACGGCACACTGAATGGAGGAACCTCCACTTTTAACCTGAGCGCTGCAGCTGGTCATATAATCGGGAGCCCCAATACCACCTTCTATGACTTGAACATTACAGGTGCTATCACCGCAGAGTCGGATTTTAATGTAAGCCATAATTTCAATAATAATGGTACTTCCTCTTCTTTCACAGCCTCTCCTGGAACACTGGTCATGACGGGTACAGGAGCTTCGGTAATTTCCGGTACACCTACATCTTTTGCGCTGGCTCAGTTACAGATATTAAAAGACCCGTCGGCAACAGTTACAGTTTCCAAATCCCTGACCAGTGTTTCCTCAATAGATATTACCACCGGCACGCTCGACATCGGAAGCACTACTATCACCCAGGACGTAGGGAACCTGGCCATTGAGGATAATGCCCGGTTGATTATCAGGGGAAATAACACCTTACCGGTTTTTACAACTTATAACCTCGATACATTGAGTTATGTTGAATATGGAGGCCTTACCCAATCTATTTCCAATGCAACAGCGTATGGGAATCTTACCATTTCTACAGCTGGTAGTAAGACAGCAACCACCATTCTGAAAGTGCTGAATGACTTTACATTAACGAACGGTACTTTTGTACCAGGCAGTTTTGCCGATACAATCGGGGGCCACTGGACCATGACAAGTGGCACCTTTACCGCCACCGGCTCTACAATGGTGTTTGCAGGCACGGGAACACAACAGATCAATTCAACAGGTGCCTTTCAAAATCTTACGGTCAATAAAACAACTGGCTTTGTAAATCTTGCCTCTGATAATACCATCAATGGTGTCCTTAATTTTATTCGTGGAAATATCCGGACGGGTACTAACAAGGTAATTATACCGCTGGCAGCATCCGTGACGAATGCGGGGCAGGTGACAGGGTGGGTATTTGGTTATGAGCAAAAACAGGTTACCATAGCTTCTTTAAGTAAAACATTTGAAATAGGCGATAGTCTGAGTTATTCGCCGGCCAGCACCGTATTTACTACGGTATCGGTCGGCGGCACCATAACGGCGAGAGCAGCAACCCCCGATCATCCTAATATCGCCACCTCCGGACTTGATCCTAATAAAAGTGTAAACCGGTATTGGGAATTCACCAACTCAGGTATCACCTTTACAACCACTTCAGTAACGCTTAACTGGGTAGCAACCGATGTTGATCCGGGAGTAGTGACCGCGAATCTGAAAGTAGCCAGTTATAACGGAAGTACATGGACACCTGCTGCTCTAAGCACACCATCTTCCACTTCCATCACAACTACAGGACTAAGCAGTTTGGGAACCTATGCTGTGGGCGAACTGATAACAACCTATAACTGGACAGGTGCCACCAGCACCAATTGGTTCACGAATGGCAATTGGTCCACCGGGCTTCCTCCAACTACTGCTAATGATGTAGTTGTACCCTCCGGGCTGACTAATTACCCGGTTGTGAGTGGTAACACAGCATCCACAAAAAACCTGTCTATACAATCAGGAGGGTCAGTGACAGTGACCAACGGCCTGCTAAGAATAAGCGGAACAATCACCAACAGCGGCTCGCTGCTTAGCACTGCAGGTAGTATAGAGATGAATGGTACTTCCGCGCAGGCCATTTCAGCAGGCGTCTTCAGTACCAACACTGTTCTTAATCTTACAATAAACAATACTTCTGGTGTGACACTTGGCGGCACATTCAAAGTTACCGGCATTCTGAAAGTAACCAGCGGGCAATTAAATACAGGTGGTTATCTTACCCTGGTCTCTACCGCAGCTGGTACAGCGTTGATAGATGGCACGGGTGCAGGCCAGGTATCCGGCAATGTAACCATGCAGCGTTACCTGTCTTCGAGCTTTGGATACCGGTATTTCAGTTCTCCGTTCCAAGCGGCAACAGTTAATGAGTTTGCCAATGAAGTTGACCTGAACGCGACCTATCCTGTTTTATATCGTTACCTGGAAAACAAGGCCTCTTCCGGCTGGACAAAATATACAACTTCCTCGGGGGTACTGAATCCACTGGAGGGATATGCTGTCAATATGGGGGCATCCACCACTCCAATAACAGTAGATATGACAGGAGCAGTGAACAATCAAACGATCAGTGCCACATTATTTAACAATAACCAACCATATACATTGGGCTTCAATCTGGTGGGGAATCCTTATCCATCACCGATCGACTGGGATATAACTGGTGGGTGGACCCGCAATAATATCGATAACGCTATTTATTACTTTAATGCAGGAGCAACAGACCGGTATACGGGCACGTATAGCTCTTATATTAATGGCATATCCAGTGATGGAACTGCTAACAACATTATTCCGGCTATGCAGGGCTTCTTTGTGCATGTAAGTAACGGAACATATCCGGTATCCGGCACCTTGGCTGTAAACAACAATGCACGCGTCAATAATATTTCTCCTTCCTTCCACAAAGAACGACCAAACCCGGCCCCACTGTTACGCCTCAGTGCAGGATTTACCGAAGAAGGGCTGGAGGCAGATCCATTAGTGATTTATTTGGATGCAGCCGCAACTAAAAGTTTCGATCAGGAGATGGATGCATTGAAGATCATGAACACCGACCCGCTTGTACCGAATCTTTTTATCCCATCTCCTGGTGGAGGAGATTTATCAATCTGTGCATGGCCTGCGGACAATAAGGACACTATTCCCCTGGGGCTTATTACAGAGCGGGCAGGTATGATAGTATTTCATATGGTGAATATGGATCGAATACCTGCAGACAGGCACTTCTTTTTATATGATGCTATAACCGGTGCTATCGGCGAGGTGAATGAGCAGTTACAGTTTCGGGTTTATTTATCTCCCGGTCATTTTAAAAACCGGTTCTACCTGGTGGCAGATGCGAAAGATGGACCTCCTGCGACAGGTTCAAGCGCTATCTTTCAGGCCTATAATACGCATGGAGAGTTGTACGGCTTTTTTGATAAAGTACCTGGTGAACATTGCAGAATTGCTGTCACAAATATACTGGGGCAGACTATTCTCCAAAAAGATTTTTCCGGAAATGGGCACCATTTACTTGGATCAAATTTAACCAATGGAATTTATATCGTTAGTTTTTATACACAGCAACAAACAGTTGCAAAAAAAGTATTTTTCTATAAATGA
- a CDS encoding DUF4402 domain-containing protein, with protein MAQEPPPRPISVYVNPAQGLIFGAFFTGSSGGTITVYADGSRTVSGSVIQANLGFPFSPAIFEVEANQGTLVSILNGPNVTLNGSSGGTLTLQLGPANTTSPFIVNTTPPARMQIRIGGTLIVGNQSANPVGSYSGTFNVTFIQE; from the coding sequence ATGGCGCAGGAACCACCTCCGAGGCCAATATCAGTTTATGTTAATCCCGCCCAGGGGCTAATCTTTGGAGCCTTTTTCACCGGTAGTTCCGGCGGAACGATAACTGTTTATGCAGATGGCTCCAGAACAGTAAGTGGTAGCGTCATCCAGGCGAACCTGGGTTTCCCTTTTTCTCCAGCCATTTTTGAAGTGGAAGCAAACCAGGGAACGCTAGTTTCTATTCTTAATGGCCCCAATGTGACACTTAACGGAAGTAGTGGAGGTACACTCACCCTTCAGCTTGGGCCGGCGAACACCACGAGTCCATTTATTGTCAACACAACACCCCCTGCCCGTATGCAGATAAGAATAGGAGGAACACTGATTGTAGGCAACCAGTCAGCGAACCCTGTAGGGTCATACAGTGGAACTTTTAACGTCACTTTTATACAGGAATAA
- a CDS encoding fimbrial biogenesis chaperone, giving the protein MSRHAILYAWYMTNSLVGTSGSYIMRTTISNGKIFLCYFFQFLTSATGYLFLSSLGAYAQGNLLVTPMRMIFEGREKMQELSLANTGSDTARYLISFIEIRMNENGTSEKINEPDSGQKFASPFIRFFPRSVVLPPNDAQLVKLQLINTSQLDSGEYRSHLYLRAELQKTPLGEETEQKDSGNLSVKLTPVFGLSIPIIIRVGTQTGKVDIADLSIGKYNGAPLLNIEFERQGNTSVYGDVKVEYVSAQGKATQVGLVRGVAVYTPNRSRQLKIPLVQKPGISYNSGKLVVDYSITIQGRSKTFAKRELQLK; this is encoded by the coding sequence ATGTCCAGGCATGCAATCCTGTATGCCTGGTACATGACAAATTCACTTGTTGGTACTTCTGGTTCCTATATTATGCGAACGACTATATCCAATGGAAAAATTTTCCTGTGTTATTTTTTTCAATTTTTGACCTCCGCTACAGGTTATCTTTTTTTATCATCATTAGGTGCATATGCGCAAGGTAATCTGCTGGTAACTCCAATGCGAATGATCTTTGAAGGAAGGGAAAAGATGCAGGAGCTAAGTCTTGCGAATACTGGTAGTGATACAGCGCGCTACCTCATCTCATTTATCGAGATTAGAATGAATGAGAATGGTACCTCTGAAAAGATTAACGAGCCTGACTCAGGCCAAAAGTTTGCAAGCCCTTTTATTCGTTTTTTCCCACGCAGTGTTGTGCTGCCGCCAAACGATGCCCAGCTTGTTAAGCTCCAATTGATTAATACCAGTCAGCTTGATAGTGGTGAATATCGTTCGCATCTTTACCTGCGAGCCGAACTACAAAAAACTCCACTTGGTGAGGAGACGGAGCAGAAAGATTCGGGGAATCTTTCTGTTAAGCTGACACCGGTTTTCGGATTGTCTATTCCTATTATTATACGTGTAGGTACACAAACCGGGAAGGTCGATATTGCTGATCTTTCCATCGGCAAATACAACGGTGCTCCCCTTCTAAATATTGAGTTTGAACGTCAGGGAAATACATCTGTTTATGGAGATGTTAAAGTGGAATATGTATCGGCCCAGGGTAAAGCCACCCAGGTAGGATTGGTAAGGGGAGTGGCAGTATACACGCCTAACCGCTCACGTCAGCTTAAAATTCCATTGGTTCAAAAGCCTGGCATTAGTTACAACAGTGGGAAGCTTGTAGTGGATTACAGTATAACCATACAGGGCAGGAGTAAAACTTTTGCAAAGCGGGAATTACAGCTCAAATAA
- a CDS encoding acyltransferase family protein — translation MNTGLNFLKTKAHYPILDGLRGVAALIVVAMHIFEPNAANSHEMIINHGYLAVDFFFALSGFVIGYAYDDRWPKMTIGTFFRRRLERLQPMVIMGMLIGAALFYFSDSPTWPLIHTVPAWNVLLTMLLGFTLLPMPVSMDIRGWQEMHPLNGPGWSLFYEYVANILYGLGLRKLSRSALSVLVAISGVGLVYYTLTCRSGDVIGGWSLNKEQLTIGFIRLFYPFFAGLLLSRIIRPGKIKHAFLLSSLLLAFLLCMPRIGGNEDVWKNGLYESLSIIIMFPLIVFIGASGNMEGVPGSKVCKFLGDISYPVYITHFPFIYVYSGWVSRNPGVALEVNVLYGVLTFLIAIVVGFVTLKFYDEPVRKWLKKFE, via the coding sequence ATGAATACAGGTCTTAATTTTCTTAAAACAAAAGCTCATTATCCCATATTAGACGGATTACGGGGTGTGGCCGCGCTGATTGTAGTGGCGATGCATATTTTTGAGCCTAATGCAGCAAATTCCCACGAGATGATAATCAATCATGGATATCTGGCAGTTGATTTCTTCTTCGCATTATCTGGTTTTGTAATTGGATATGCCTATGATGACCGTTGGCCGAAGATGACGATTGGCACATTTTTCAGACGGCGTTTAGAGCGGCTTCAGCCCATGGTAATCATGGGTATGTTGATTGGTGCGGCACTGTTTTATTTCTCTGATTCTCCCACCTGGCCACTTATTCATACCGTTCCTGCCTGGAATGTATTATTAACTATGTTGCTGGGTTTTACATTGCTTCCCATGCCTGTTTCTATGGATATACGCGGATGGCAGGAAATGCATCCGTTAAATGGTCCGGGATGGTCATTGTTTTATGAGTATGTGGCTAATATTCTTTATGGATTGGGGCTGCGTAAATTATCCAGGTCCGCTTTATCGGTACTGGTAGCGATATCCGGAGTGGGATTGGTATATTATACGCTGACTTGTAGAAGTGGAGATGTGATAGGGGGATGGTCATTAAATAAAGAACAACTCACCATTGGGTTTATTCGTTTATTCTACCCATTCTTTGCCGGCTTGTTATTGTCAAGAATTATCAGGCCTGGTAAGATCAAACATGCATTCCTGTTGAGTAGTTTACTATTGGCTTTTTTGCTTTGTATGCCAAGAATAGGTGGAAATGAAGATGTATGGAAAAATGGGTTGTATGAATCCCTGAGCATTATCATAATGTTCCCGTTGATCGTCTTTATCGGGGCAAGTGGAAATATGGAGGGAGTGCCTGGATCTAAGGTGTGTAAGTTTTTGGGAGACATTTCTTACCCGGTTTACATAACACATTTCCCTTTTATCTACGTATATAGTGGCTGGGTAAGCAGGAACCCTGGTGTAGCATTAGAAGTAAATGTTTTATATGGTGTTTTGACTTTTTTAATAGCGATTGTAGTAGGCTTTGTTACATTGAAATTTTACGATGAGCCGGTACGGAAGTGGTTGAAGAAATTTGAATGA